The Thermodesulfovibrionales bacterium DNA window GCGGCTCAGAATGTCTTTTACGAGGAAAAAGGGGCATTCACCGGAGAGATATCACCCCTCATGCTTAAGGACATAGGCTGCGATTACGTGATCATCGGACATTCAGAGAGAAGGCAATATTTTCATGAGACCGATGACATCGTAAACAGGAAGATCAGTGTCTCTCATAAGAACAGACTCGCCGTCATTCTCTGTATCGGCGAATCTCTGGCTGAGCGGGAGTCAGGAAAGACCTTTGACGTTGTCCGGACCCAGTTGACGCGTGGCCTTAAGGAGATCGGCAGACAAGACCTGGTGATCGCCTATGAACCGATCTGGGCGATCGGGACCGGAAAGACGGCAACAGCAGCGCAGGCACAGGAGGCCCATAATGTTATCAGGAATACCTTGCGGGAGATCTATGGCAACACCGCCGATACCATAAGGATTCTCTACGGAGGAAGCGTGACGCCCGAGAACATCGACAGCCTCATGGCCTGTCCTGATGTTGACGGCGCGCTCGTCGGAGGCGCAAGCCTTAAACCTGAGAGCTTCGAAAAGATCGTTACCTTTACGAGGGGGACAAAATGACAACATTTCTTCTCATCATTCATACCACAGCCTGCATCTTTTTGATTTCTGTAGTCCTGCTCCAGAGCAGCAAGGGTGCCGAGATGGGAGCCGCCTTTGGCGGCTCCAGCCAGACGCTCTTCGGAAGCCGGGGAGCGGCGACATTTCTTTCCAAACTTACCACAATTTGTGCTGTCGTCTTTATGATAACTTCACTCCTCCTTGCCGTTCTCTCGGTCAAGAGCGGGTCGGTCATAAAGCACACGGCTCCGCTGGAACAAAAACCCTTCCAAACGGTACCCCAGCAGGGAGCGGTTCCGGCGCCTCAGCCGCAGGCACCGGTGCAGCAGGCGCCTCAACCCCCAAAATAGGTCTAACCGGCAAGAAGTATTGGCTGATACTAAGAAGGGTACCTGTCATCCCCTTATGCATTACGCCTTCCGGAGTACGGTTGTTCTCATCATCCTCTTCCTCTCCTCCTGTTCAAGAGAGCCCGAAATAAAGAGGCCCTTTGACATCACCGTAGGCTTTGGCGCCGACGCCAAACGCCTTCTTCCCCTCCTGGCATCGGACAGCGCATCGGGCGACATCAGCGGCTACATCTTTAACGGACTCACAAAATACGACAAAAATATCAAGGTTACCGGTGACCTCGCGGAATCCTGGGATGTGAGCGCCAACGGACTGGAGATAACCTTCCATCTGAGAAAGGGAGTCAAATGGCATGATGGTGAAGAATTCACTGCTGATGATGTTGTCTTTACCTATAAGACCGTCACCGACCCGAAGGTCCCGACACCCTATGGGAGCAATTACGGCCCTGTCGAAAGGGTTGAGGTTGTTGATAGATATACGGTACGCGTTACTTATAGAGAGCCCTATGCCCCTGCCCTCGAATCATGGGGCATGGGCATCATTCCCAAACATCTCCTGGGAGGGAAGAACATAGCTGAAGAGAGCTACAACAGGAACCCCGTTGGAACAGGGCCTTACAAGTTAAAGGAATGGGTGACGGGCCAGAAGATTGTACTCGAAGCCTTTGATGACTATTTTGAGGGCAGACCTCATATCGACAAGTACATAGCAAGGGTAATCCCTGACACGGCGACCATGTTTCTCGAACTGAAGTTCGGCGGGATAGATTTTATGGGACTGACCCCGCCTCAATATAAGCTTCAGGCCAGTTCAGAGCGCTTCACCAGGTATTTTCAGAAGTTTCGGTATCCCGCCTTCGGCTACACCTATCTCGGTTTCAATCTCCTTGATCAGCGCTTTGCGGACAAGCGTGTGAGGAGGGCGATCACCCATGCCATCAACAAGAGGGACATTATTGACGGTGTCCTCCTCGGATTTGGAACACCCTGCACAGGACCCTTTCCGCCTGAATCCTGGGCATACAATCCCAACGTCAGCGATCCCGCTTACAGCCCCGAGAGGGCAAGAGAGCTTCTTAGGGAGGCCGGCTGGTCGATGGGCAGCGACAGCATTTTTTCCAAGGACGGCAGACCTTTCCGTTTCACGCTCTTAGTGAACCAGGCGAATGACGTGAGATTGAAGGCAGCACAGATCATCAAGGAGAACCTCAGGAGAGTCGGCATTGACATGAACATAAAGGTCCTGGAGTGGCAGGCATTGCTTCATGAATTCATCGACAAGAAGAGGTTCGAGGCGGTCATTCTGGGATGGGCACTCTCGCGAGACCCAGACATCTATGACATCTGGCATTCCTCAAAGACAAAGGAGGGTGATTTCAACTTTATCTCCTATAAGAACGACGAGGTCGACAGGCTCCTCATCGAAGGAAGGAGCACCTTCGATCTTGCAGAGCGAAAGAGGATCTATAACAGAATCCACACTATCCTTGCGGAAGAACAGCCCGTCACCTTCCTCTTTGTTCCCGATGCCTTACCTGTCCTCCACAAACGTTTCAAGGGAGTCGAAAAGGCGCCTCTCGGCATCTGGTATGATTTCATACACTGGTCCGTACCCAAAAACAAGGCAGAGTGGTACTGACCTGATCTGAAGATCCCTTAGGGTACGAATCCCAATCCCATGCAATATTGACACACAGACGTGCCATTACAATCAGGGCAGACTTCCGTCGCAGACTCTGCGAAGCCGTCTCCCAGAACCAGCGTTGCAAACTCTGGTTTCTGACTCCTGGCTCCCGCAGATACATTCATGGTTGTATGACACCGGGAGCATATGCCGTTGCCACAATCTCTCCATATGGGGTGCTCTCCGGAACACTGCGGACACTTCTTCATTGTACCTCCTTGTACATCGCGGCTTGTTGATCTATCCACGACTTTCTGGCCGCGATTTGCTGGGTGTGAGTTTTAATCATAAGCGATCGTGATGGTTTTTTCTATCAGACGGTTGACGATTTTTTTGTAAGACATCGCCGATACGCTGTCAGATTTTGTCTTACAACATTTTTTGAAGTTCTCGGAAAAAGCCGGAGTTGCGTCCATGTTCCTCATAACTGCATAAAGTAAATCCCCCTTCCCCTCTCTTAGCCGAAGGGCGGTTTGGGGAGCGTTGTTTGGTTCAATATCGCCGTACTCGCGAACTCCTTCAAATGACTTCTCCCGATAATATTGCTATACTATTCTTAGGTAGAGAGACGCTTCTCGCATAGATCAGTCGACTAGGAGGGCCAAATGAAAGAAGAATTCTCTTCCCCGCATACAGGGGTTTCAACTCTGGACCGCTTGACCCATGCCTGGCTCGGACGCCTGACCTTGGGCGTTTCACCGGCGGCACTCATGTCGGCCTAC harbors:
- the tpiA gene encoding triose-phosphate isomerase, which translates into the protein MAANWKMNKTIPEAMDFVHHFLPTVSGVTDADIAIAPPFTSLFAIAERFIGTNVKLAAQNVFYEEKGAFTGEISPLMLKDIGCDYVIIGHSERRQYFHETDDIVNRKISVSHKNRLAVILCIGESLAERESGKTFDVVRTQLTRGLKEIGRQDLVIAYEPIWAIGTGKTATAAQAQEAHNVIRNTLREIYGNTADTIRILYGGSVTPENIDSLMACPDVDGALVGGASLKPESFEKIVTFTRGTK
- the secG gene encoding preprotein translocase subunit SecG; translation: MTTFLLIIHTTACIFLISVVLLQSSKGAEMGAAFGGSSQTLFGSRGAATFLSKLTTICAVVFMITSLLLAVLSVKSGSVIKHTAPLEQKPFQTVPQQGAVPAPQPQAPVQQAPQPPK
- a CDS encoding peptide-binding protein, coding for MADTKKGTCHPLMHYAFRSTVVLIILFLSSCSREPEIKRPFDITVGFGADAKRLLPLLASDSASGDISGYIFNGLTKYDKNIKVTGDLAESWDVSANGLEITFHLRKGVKWHDGEEFTADDVVFTYKTVTDPKVPTPYGSNYGPVERVEVVDRYTVRVTYREPYAPALESWGMGIIPKHLLGGKNIAEESYNRNPVGTGPYKLKEWVTGQKIVLEAFDDYFEGRPHIDKYIARVIPDTATMFLELKFGGIDFMGLTPPQYKLQASSERFTRYFQKFRYPAFGYTYLGFNLLDQRFADKRVRRAITHAINKRDIIDGVLLGFGTPCTGPFPPESWAYNPNVSDPAYSPERARELLREAGWSMGSDSIFSKDGRPFRFTLLVNQANDVRLKAAQIIKENLRRVGIDMNIKVLEWQALLHEFIDKKRFEAVILGWALSRDPDIYDIWHSSKTKEGDFNFISYKNDEVDRLLIEGRSTFDLAERKRIYNRIHTILAEEQPVTFLFVPDALPVLHKRFKGVEKAPLGIWYDFIHWSVPKNKAEWY